The nucleotide sequence AGTGACCGTTTGCCGAACGCCTTCACCCCTGCGGGGCTGACGTTCGCGGTGTGGGGGCCGATTTTCCTGGGGCTGCTCGTGTTCGCCGTCTATCAGGCGCTCCCGGCGCAGCGTGGGGCGCGGCTGGACCGGCTGTTCTGGCCGTTTCTCCTGGGTAACCTGCTCAATGTCGCGTGGCTGCTCGCGTTCCAGAGCCTCAACATCGGGCTGAGCGTGGTGATCATGCTGGCGCTGCTCGCGGTGCTGGTCCGTCTGTACCTCAGCGTGCGCAGTCTGCCGCCGCAGGGCGCCGAGCGCTGGACGTTGCAACTTCCCGTCAGCCTCTACCTCGCCTGGATCAGCGTGGCGACCATCGCCAACATCACGGCGTTCCTCGTCAGTGCGGGGGTCACGCAGAGCTTCCTCGGGATCGCCGGGCCGGTGTGGTCGGCGCTGCTGCTCGTGGTGGCGGCGGCCATCGGCGTGTTTTTCCTGTGGCGCTTCCGCGACTACGCCTTCGCGGCGGTGCTGCTGTGGGCCTTTTACGGCGTCTACGTCGCCCGGCCTGAGGTGTCCACCGTCGTACTCGGCGTGGCGGTGGCGGCGGATCTGGTGCTGCTCGGCAGCCTGAGCGCGTGGCGGCGGCCCCGGGCAGCGCTGTAATACGGTTTCAAATTGAGTCCCGGATATGTCCGGGCGCAATTTTGCGCGGAGCGCATGGAAAAAATACGGATTCCGATTGAATCTGGTCGTTTCAGATTCAATCCGACTTGCAAAGCTGCGCAGCAGAGCGGGTGCGAGTAGGAAAAAATACGGATTCCGCGATATGGATGCACAGGCGGCACCTTCCCAACTGTATAGGCCCGACTGTGCAGGAATTAAGCGGAATCCGTATAAGGAGGGAAAACCGAGACCGGAGCCGTCACGCCGCTCCGGTCTTTTTATTGTTCCGGTCTCCTCAGGTCAGCGCTGGCAGCTCGCGGGCGTGGTCGGCGATCAGCCCGCCGCCCAGCAGACGCGGCCCGGCGTACAGCACCGCGCTCTGGCCGGGAGCCACCGCGAACTGCGGTTCGGCAAACTCCAGTTCGAAGCCCTGCTCGTCGGCACGCAGGACGCGGGCCTTGACCGGCGCCGTGCGGTAGCGGACCTGCACTTCGAGGTCGGTGGGGAGCTCGGGGAGGTCGAGCAGGTAGTTCGCGTTCGTCGCCCTCAGTCCGGTCCACAGGCAGTCCTCGTAGTCGCCCACCCAGACGGTGTCGGTCGCCGGGTCGAGGTGAACGACGTGCCGGACGCGGTGCGACTGGTACAGGCCCAGCCCCTTTTTCTGTCCCAGGGTGTAGAACTGCGTGCCGAGGTGTTCGCCCACGACTTCGCCCGTCGCGATTTCGCGGATGAACCCCTGGCTCGCCGGCAGGTGCTCGGCCACGAAATCCTGCACCTTGCCGGGCACGAAGCAGATGTTCTGACTTTCGGGCTTCTGGGCGGTGAGCAGGCCGCGCTCGGCGGCGATTTCGCGCACGCGGGGCTTTTCCAGTTCACCCACCGGAAAGAGGATGTACGGCAGCGCGTCACGCGGCGTGCCCCACAGGAAATAGGTCTGGTCCTTGCGCGGGTCGTCGCCCCGCCAGAATTCGACCTCACCCTGCGCGTTTTCCACCCGCTTGACGTAGTGCCCCGTCGCCACGTAGCGGCAGCCGAGCATCTTGGCCTTCTTGACCAACTCGTCGAACTTGACCTTGGTGTTGCAGTTCACGCAGGGGTTGGGCGTGCGGCCCCGCGCGTACTCGTCCAGAAACGGCCCGACGATGTGGCGCTGAAACTGCTCGCGGTAATCGAGCAGGTAAAACGGCACGCCCACCTGTTCGGCCACCCGGCGGGCTTCGTAGGCGGCGTCGGGCGAGCAGCACGAGTCGAAGGTGTCCACGCGCTTGTCGTCGGGCCAGAAGCGCATCATCGCGCCGATGACCTGATAGCCCTGTTCCTTGAGCAGCGAGGCCGTCACCGAACTGTCCACCCCGCCCGACATGGCGCACAGCACCCGCTCACCGGAAGCGGGCCGGGGCGAGGGGGTCTGGTCGGGGGTCGGGGAAACAGCCGTCATAGCGCCGGGGAGAGTAGCAGAGTGCCGGGCGCGGGAATGT is from Deinococcus wulumuqiensis R12 and encodes:
- a CDS encoding tryptophan-rich sensory protein, encoding MTGLARQVTLLAATVLTLVMNYLSNALPLFGNSNAEVSDRLPNAFTPAGLTFAVWGPIFLGLLVFAVYQALPAQRGARLDRLFWPFLLGNLLNVAWLLAFQSLNIGLSVVIMLALLAVLVRLYLSVRSLPPQGAERWTLQLPVSLYLAWISVATIANITAFLVSAGVTQSFLGIAGPVWSALLLVVAAAIGVFFLWRFRDYAFAAVLLWAFYGVYVARPEVSTVVLGVAVAADLVLLGSLSAWRRPRAAL
- the mnmA gene encoding tRNA 2-thiouridine(34) synthase MnmA; this translates as MTAVSPTPDQTPSPRPASGERVLCAMSGGVDSSVTASLLKEQGYQVIGAMMRFWPDDKRVDTFDSCCSPDAAYEARRVAEQVGVPFYLLDYREQFQRHIVGPFLDEYARGRTPNPCVNCNTKVKFDELVKKAKMLGCRYVATGHYVKRVENAQGEVEFWRGDDPRKDQTYFLWGTPRDALPYILFPVGELEKPRVREIAAERGLLTAQKPESQNICFVPGKVQDFVAEHLPASQGFIREIATGEVVGEHLGTQFYTLGQKKGLGLYQSHRVRHVVHLDPATDTVWVGDYEDCLWTGLRATNANYLLDLPELPTDLEVQVRYRTAPVKARVLRADEQGFELEFAEPQFAVAPGQSAVLYAGPRLLGGGLIADHARELPALT